From a region of the Lactuca sativa cultivar Salinas chromosome 4, Lsat_Salinas_v11, whole genome shotgun sequence genome:
- the LOC111910691 gene encoding pentatricopeptide repeat-containing protein At3g49740 produces the protein MNSELIKVNCLLAKLTKSQQYTKTLQLFHKIQSSHYLKPDQYTLSTTLTACANLRDDTAGNQVHAQVIKTGYKIYSHVANTLLFLYSKSEDLASVKRVFAEIKIPDVYSWTTLLSACTNLGEVDYACHLLDQIPHRDEAVWNAVITGCADNGYPSIALDMFNRMHLLGIRHDNYSYASVLSMCSSELIDYGVQVHSLVIKTGFLVKPSVTNALITMYFNFGNANDAHQVFDETEHDHITYNAMISGLVSMGKDENALVMFKNMQEIGLNPTERTYVSLMSSSPCKNSCTQLHAHSIKTGFHDSNSVSNAAITMYSNNSDFHSAELVFMELEQKDRVSWNTMITIHAQSNSNSGDAIPTYLQMQHHGIKPDEFTIGSLLSTMESIQSIMTILAIVIKNNLISKTEVSNALISNLSKRNGIKEAYIIFNETNSKNLISWNSMISGFHSNGYSFHALNLFSNIIVSRLTPDVYTLTMVLNICATISSLTYGKEIHGYIIKSHYFHDTSLGNSLIALYSKCGDLNWSSRVFDLIIHKDVISWNSMISAYGQHGKGEKAISCFESMQDSDSVKIKVKVKPDHTTFIVVLTACSHAGLVEDGVKIFKSMVNEYGLEPGVDHFSCVVDLLGRAGYLDEVEKMVKSDWCNVDCSVWWSLFSSCAAHGDLRLGRIVGGILLEMEEDKSSVYVVLANMLADGGFWEEAEGVRKMMRGHGVVKQPGYSWIRS, from the coding sequence ATGAACAGTGAACTCATCAAGGTGAACTGCTTGCTTGCTAAGCTCACCAAATCACAACAATACACAAAAACCCTTCAATTGTTCCACAAAATTCAGTCTTCCCACTATCTAAAACCAGATCAATATACCCTCTCTACAACCCTCACAGCTTGCGCCAATCTCCGTGATGACACCGCCGGAAACCAGGTCCACGCGCAAGTTATCAAAACCGGCTATAAAATCTACTCACACGTAGCCAACACTCTGCTCTTCCTCTACTCCAAATCAGAAGACTTGGCTTCAGTAAAACGGGTTTTCGCAGAGATAAAAATCCCGGATGTGTATTCATGGACAACACTATTGTCTGCGTGCACAAACCTCGGGGAAGTTGATTATGCATGCCACCTGCTCGATCAAATACCCCACAGAGACGAAGCTGTCTGGAACGCCGTAATCACAGGTTGCGCAGATAATGGGTATCCATCCATCGCATTGGATATGTTCAATCGAATGCACTTGTTGGGAATTAGACATGATAACTACAGTTACGCTAGCGTTTTGAGCATGTGTTCTTCAGAATTAATCGACTATGGTGTACAAGTTCACTCACTGGTAATCAAGACTGGTTTTTTAGTCAAACCTTCAGTTACAAATGCTCTTATCACAATGTATTTCAACTTCGGAAACGCTAATGACGCACACCAAGTGTTTGATGAAACAGAACATGATCATATCACTTATAATGCAATGATTTCCGGTCTGGTGAGCATgggaaaagacgaaaatgccctcgTAATGTTCAAAAACATGCAAGAAATCGGTCTCAACCCAACTGAACGAACTTACGTGAGTCTTATGAGCTCAAGTCCTTGTAAAAACTCATGTACACAACTACACGCCCATTCCATCAAGACCGGATTCCACGATTCCAATTCCGTAAGTAACGCGGCAATCACCATGTATTCCAATAACTCCGACTTTCATTCCGCAGAATTGGTGTTCATGGAATTGGAACAAAAAGATCGTGTCTCATGGAACACCATGATAACAATCCATGCTCAATCCAATTCCAATTCCGGAGACGCGATTCCGACCTACTTACAAATGCAACACCACGGAATCAAACCAGATGAATTCACGATCGGAAGCTTGCTTTCAACTATGGAATCCATACAAAGCATTATGACAATTCTCGCGATTGTGATTAAAAACAATCTTATTTCAAAAACCGAAGTATCAAACGCATTGATTTCAAATCTTTCCAAACGGAATGGAATCAAAGAGGCTTACATTATCTTTAACGAAACGAATTCCAAGAATTTGATATCATGGAATTCAATGATTTCCGGGTTTCATTCAAACGGGTATTCCTTTCACGCATTAAATCTATTCTCCAACATTATCGTATCACGTTTGACTCCCGATGTCTACACGTTGACCATGGTTTTAAACATATGTGCCACCATTTCATCCTTAACATATGGAAAAGAAATCCATGGATACATAATCAAATCTCATTATTTCCACGACACATCATTAgggaattccctaatcgctttatATTCAAAATGTGGGGATTTAAATTGGTCTTCTAGGGTTTTCGATTTGATAATCCACAAAGATGTAATCTCTTGGAATTCAATGATTTCCGCATACGGTCAACACGGGAAAGGGGAGAAGGCAATTTCATGTTTTGAATCAATGCAAGATTCAGAttcggtcaaaatcaaagtcaaagtcaaaccagACCATACGACTTTCATTGTGGTTCTCACGGCATGTAGCCATGCGGGACTTGTTGAAGATGGGGTCAAGATTttcaagtcaatggtcaacgagTATGGTTTAGAGCCGGGAGTTGACCATTTTTCTTGTGTGGTTGACCTTTTGGGACGTGCGGGATATCTTGATGAGGTGGAGAAGATGGTGAAGAGTGATTGGTGTAATGTGGATTGTAGTGTGTGGTGGAGTTTGTTTAGCTCATGTGCTGCTCATGGGGATTTGAGACTTGGGAGGATTGTTGGTGGGATTCTTTTGGAAATGGAAGAAGATAAGTCGAGTGTTTATGTGGTTTTGGCGAATATGCTTGCGGATGGTGGATTTTGGGAAGAGGCGGAGGGTGTGAGGAAGATGATGAGGGGTCATGGGGTTGTGAAGCAACCGGGGTATAGTTGGATTAGATCATAG
- the LOC111910673 gene encoding DUF21 domain-containing protein At2g14520 → MKYLSCCSPDFFFHVAVISMIVLFAGMMSGLTLGLMSMSLVDLEVLAKSGKPMDRLRASKILSVVKRHHLVLCTLLISNATAMEALPIFLNNLVPESVAIIISVTLILLFGEIIPQSICTRYGLAIGAAVTPLVRVLVWIWFPVAYPISKVLDCILGKGHVSLFRRAELKTLVDFHGNKAGKGGSLSLHETTIIGGALELTAKTARDAMTPLSQIFSVDINAKLDRNLMNMIIEKGYSRVPVYYDQPGNIIGALLVKNLMTINPADCVPIKNITLRLIPRVSDTMPLYDILNEFQKGLSHIAVVIKLPSGRIEQPTNKGPSEVRVDILNERCQSYGGSRSRRAFNKFKTISGSGNVSRAESSKSRRWSDKFLPEVLNIMEKPFSSFRQEGEVVGIITMEDVMEELLNDEIFDETDHHKE, encoded by the exons ATGAAGTACTTATCATGTTGCAGCCCAGACTTCTTCTTTCATGTAGCAGTCATCTCCATGATCGTCTTGTTTGCAGGCATGATGTCTGGACTCACACTTGGACTCATGTCAATGAGCCTCGTTGACCTTGAAGTTCTTGCAAAATCAGGAAAACCCATGGATCGTCTTCGTGCAT CAAAGATTTTATCGGTTGTGAAAAGGCATCATTTAGTTCTTTGCACACTCTTAATCAGCAATGCCACGGCCATGGAG GCACTTCCTATATTCTTGAACAATTTGGTCCCTGAATCGGTTGCTATTATTATTTCCGTGACACTGATTCTTCTGTTTGGTGAG ATAATACCACAGTCTATTTGCACGCGTTATGGCCTAGCAATCGGTGCAGCCGTGACTCCACTAGTTCGTGTTCTAGTTTGGATATGGTTTCCTGTTGCATATCCGATAAGCaag GTGCTAGATTGCATATTGGGGAAGGGACACGTGAGTCTTTTTCGTCGAGCTGAGTTAAAGACATTAGTTGATTTTCATGGTAATAAG GCGGGGAAAGGTGGAAGTTTGTCACTTCATGAGACAACAATCATTGGAGGAGCACTTGAACTTACCGCAAAAACAGCACGTGATGCAATGACTCCTTTGTCTCAAATTTTTTCAGTTGATATCAATGCCAAACTTGATAG GAATTTGATGAATATGATAATCGAGAAGGGGTATAGCAGAGTGCCAGTATATTATGATCAACCGGGAAACATAATCGGAGCCCTTTTG GTGAAGAATCTAATGACTATAAATCCAGCAGATTGTGTACCAATAAAAAATATCACTCTTCGCCTGATTCCAAG AGTTTCAGACACAATGCCATTATATGACATTTTAAATGAGTTCCAAAAGGGGCTTAGTCATATAGCTGTAGTCATAAAACTGCCAAGTGGAAGAATCGAGCAACCAACCAACAAGGGCCCGAGTGAAG TGAGAGTAGATATTTTGAACGAAAGGTGTCAAAGCTATGGAGGTTCAAGAAGCAGGAGAGCATTTAACAAATTTAAGACGATTTCTGGTAGTGGTAATGTGTCAAGGGCAGAATCGTCAAAGAGCAGAAGGTGGTCGGATAAGTTCCTTCCTGAAGTACTTAATATAATGGAAAAACCATTTTCTTCTTTTAGACAAGAAGGGGAAGTCGTAGGCATCATTACAATGGAAGATGTTATGGAGGAGCTTCTAAAT GATGAGATATTCGATGAAACAGATCATCATAAGGAGTAA
- the LOC111910689 gene encoding DEAD-box ATP-dependent RNA helicase 16, whose translation MSNVEENDLHEENQEGEEVQELSFEELGLDPRLIRALTKKNIEKPTPIQQTGIPLILEGKDVVARAKTGSGKTFAYLLPLLQKLLSDNNTSPSKALAPTAMILVPSRELCQQVYSEVLSLIELCRVQLKVVQLTGEPSFSEMATALSGPPHIFVSTPACVQRCLSSGVLQAKSVHDSLSVLILDEADLLFTYGYEKNLKDLKTHIPKKCQCLLMSATSSDDVESLKKLYLHNPYILTLPEVGDGKDEIVPKNVQQFWIQCSYRDKLLYILAILKLDLVQKKVLIFTNTIDTSFRLKLYLEQFGIKSAVLNAELPVNSRLHILEGFNAGLFDYLIATDDSDSKEKDQTDENKQIEKKKFKKNKKRKVDLEFGVVRGIDFKNVHTVINFDMPTTAAGYVHRIGRTGRAYNTGQSVSIVSPEEMEIFEEIKLFLGGENEDKDLTYIAPFPLLEKNAVEFLRYRAEDVARSVTKIAVKEARAQDLRNEILNSEKLKAHFQENPRDLDLLKHDKLLSKKPPAPHLRDVPEYLVDPTTQQASKFVKLTRAAFGRNNNNGNNRGFKGRVNKKAGDPLKTFSSQGKGMKRKGIGKEFGPKQKKKQDV comes from the exons ATGTCGAATGTCGAAGAAAATGATCTCCATGAAGAAaatcaagaaggagaagaagtgcAAGAACTTAGCTTTGAAGAGCTAGGATTAGACCCTCGTCTAATTCGTGCCCTCACGAAGAAAAACATCGAAAAACCCACTCCAATCCAGCAAACTGGAATCCCATTAATCCTC GAGGGGAAGGATGTCGTCGCTCGAGCGAAGACTGGTTCCGGAAAAACATTCGCTTACTTGCTTCCATTGCTTCAGAAGCTCTTATCCGATAACAATACTTCACCCTCAAAAGCCCTAGCTCCCACAGCTATGATTCTTGTTCCCTCACGAGAACTCTGCCAACAA GTTTATTCAGAGGTGTTATCGCTAATTGAGTTATGCAGAGTGCAGCTGAAAGTAGTTCAGTTGACGGGTGAACCAAGTTTCTCTGAAATG GCGACAGCATTATCAGGGCCTCCTCATATCTTTGTTTCTACTCCAGCTTGTGTCCAAAGATGTCTTTCATCAGGTGTTCTTCAAGCAAAATCCGTTCATGATTCTCTTTCAGTTCTTATTCTTGATGAG GCAGATCTTCTTTTTACATATGGATATGAAAAGAATCTCAAAGATCTCAAAACTCACATTCCTAAAAAATGTCAATGCCTTCTCATGTCTGCTACCTCAAG TGATGATGTTGAAAGCTTGAAGAAGCTTTATCTACACAATCCCTATATTCTTACTTTACCAGAAGTTGGTGATGGAAAGGACGAAATTGTCCCCAAAAATGTTCAGCAATTTTGG ATACAATGCAGCTATAGAGATAAGCTTCTttacattcttgcaattttgaagTTGGATCTTGTTCAAAAGAAAGTCTTGATATTTACAAATACAATTGACACAAGTTTTAGATTAAAACTTTATCTTGAACAG TTTGGTATAAAATCTGCTGTGTTAAATGCTGAATTGCCTGTGAATTCACGTCTACATATTCTTGAG ggATTTAATGCGGGACTTTTTGATTATTTGATTGCAACTGATGATAGTGATTCAAAAGAGAAGGATCAAACTGATGAAAATAAGCAAATTGAGAagaaaaaattcaagaaaaataagaaaagaaaGGTGGATTTGGAGTTTGGTGTTGTTAGAGGCATAGACTTCAAAAATGTTCACACg gTTATAAATTTTGATATGCCTACAACTGCTGCTGGATATGTACATCGAATTGGGCGTACTGGAAGAGCGTATAATACGGGTCAATCTGTCTCAATT GTTTCCCCTGAAGAAATGGAGATATTTGAAGAAATTAAATTGTTTTTGGGAGGAGAAAACGAAGATAAAGACTTGACATATATTGCTCCTTTTCCACTTCTTGAAAAGAATGCTGTGGAGTTTTTAAGATATAGGGCTGAG GATGTTGCAAGGAGTGTGACAAAAATTGCAGTAAAAGAAGCAAGAGCACAAGATCTACGCAATGAAATCCTAAATTCAGAAAAATTAAAAGCTCATTTTCAAGAAAATCCAAGGGATTTAGATCTTTTGAAACATGATAAACTTCTAAGCAAAAAACCACCTGCTCCTCACCTACGCGATGTCCCTGAATACCTAGTGGACCCCACAACCCAACAAGCTTCCAAATTTGTTAAACTCACAAGAGCTGCTTTCGGAAGAAATAACAACAATGGAAATAATAGGGGGTTTAAGGGGAGAGTTAATAAAAAAGCTGGAGATCCTCTCAAGACTTTTTCTTCACAA GGTAAAGGGATGAAGAGGAAAGGGATTGGGAAGGAGTTTGGGCCAAAGCAGAAAAAGAAGCAAGATGTGTAA